A single Salminus brasiliensis chromosome 20, fSalBra1.hap2, whole genome shotgun sequence DNA region contains:
- the olfm1a gene encoding olfactomedin 1a isoform X3 gives MQPANKLLTLTLLVLMGTELTQVLPANPEESWQVYSSAQDSEGRCVCTVVAPQQTMCSRDARTKQLRQLLEKVQNMTQSIQTLDQRTQKDLQYVQRMEVQLRGLESKFKQVEESHKQNIAKQYKAIRAKMEELRPMIPVLEEYKADAKLVLQFKEEVKNLTSVLSELQEEMGAFDYEELHNRVSNLEERLRACMQKLACGKLTGISEPVTIKTSGSRYGSWMTDPLAPDGDTRVYYMDGYHNNRFVREYQSMTDFMNSDNFTSHRLPHPWSGTGQVVYNGSIYFNKFQSHTIIKFDFKTSTISKSSPLDYAGFNNRYHYSWGGHSDIDLMVDEGGLWVVYATNQNAGNIVISKLNPVTLQVIKSWTTNHPKRSAGEAFMICGTLYVTNGYSGGTKVYYAFHTNSSTYEYIDIPFQNKYSHISMLDYNPKDRALYAWNNGHQVLYNVTLFHLIRSE, from the exons ATGCAGCCTGCAAACAAGCTCCTGACTCTCACCCTCCTCGTTCTGATGGGCACTGAACTCACCCAA GTGCTGCCTGCGAACCCGGAGGAGTCCTGGCAGGTGTACAGCTCGGCGCAGGACAGTGAGGGCCGCTGTGTGTGCACTGTGGTGGCTCCTCAGCAGACCATGTGCTCACGGGACGCCAGGACCAAACAGCTACGGCAGCTTCTGGAAAAA GTGCAGAACATGACCCAGTCCATCCAGACGTTGGACCAGAGAACGCAGAAAGACCTGCAGTATGTCCAGAGGATGGAGGTGCAGCTACGAGGCCTGGAGTCCAAATTCAAACAGGTGGAGGAGAGCCACAAGCAGAACATTGCCAAGCAATACAAG GCCATAAGAGCGAAAATGGAGGAACTTAGGCCAATGATACCAGTGTTGGAGGAATACAAGGCCGATGCAAAATTGGTATTGCAGTTTAAAGAGGAGGTGAAGAATTTGACGTCAGTGCTAAgcgagctgcaggaggagatgGGAGCCTTTGACTACGAGGAGCTCCACAACAGGGTGTCAAATCTTGAGGAGAGGCTCCGTGCATGCATGCAAAAATTAG CCTGTGGGAAACTGACAGGAATAAGCGAGCCTGTCACTATTAAGACATCCGGATCAAGATACGGATCATGGATGACTGATCCCCTTGCTCCTGACGGTGATACGAGG GTGTACTACATGGACGGTTACCACAACAACCGCTTTGTCCGTGAGTACCAGTCCATGACAGACTTCATGAACTCTGACAACTTCACCTCCCATCGCCTCCCTCACCCATGGTCTGGCACTGGGCAGGTGGTCTACAACGGCTCCATCTACTTCAACAAATTCCAGAGTCACACCATCATTAAGTTTGACTTCAAGACCTCCACCATCAGCAAGTCCAGCCCGCTGGACTACGCTGGCTTTAACAACCGCTACCACTACTCGTGGGGCGGCCATTCTGACATTGATCTGATGGTGGATGAGGGTGGGCTTTGGGTAGTGTATGCCACCAATCAGAACGCAGGAAACATTGTCATCAGCAAGCTCAACCCAGTCACACTGCAGGTCATCAAGAGCTGGACCACCAACCACCCGAAGAGGAGTGCCGGGGAGGCCTTCATGATTTGTGGAACTCTCTATGTGACCAACGGCTACTCTGGAGGAACCAAGGTCTACTACGCCTTCCACACCAACTCCTCCACCTACGAGTACATTGACATCCCTTTCCAGAACAAGTATTCTCACATCTCTATGCTGGACTACAACCCCAAGGACAGAGCGCTGTACGCTTGGAACAATGGGCACCAGGTTCTGTACAACGTCACCTTGTTCCACCTTATCCGCTCTGAGTAG
- the olfm1a gene encoding olfactomedin 1a isoform X1: MSVPLLKIGVVLSTMAMITNWMSQTLPSLVGLNTTKLAAAPPGVPDRSTGVLPANPEESWQVYSSAQDSEGRCVCTVVAPQQTMCSRDARTKQLRQLLEKVQNMTQSIQTLDQRTQKDLQYVQRMEVQLRGLESKFKQVEESHKQNIAKQYKAIRAKMEELRPMIPVLEEYKADAKLVLQFKEEVKNLTSVLSELQEEMGAFDYEELHNRVSNLEERLRACMQKLACGKLTGISEPVTIKTSGSRYGSWMTDPLAPDGDTRVYYMDGYHNNRFVREYQSMTDFMNSDNFTSHRLPHPWSGTGQVVYNGSIYFNKFQSHTIIKFDFKTSTISKSSPLDYAGFNNRYHYSWGGHSDIDLMVDEGGLWVVYATNQNAGNIVISKLNPVTLQVIKSWTTNHPKRSAGEAFMICGTLYVTNGYSGGTKVYYAFHTNSSTYEYIDIPFQNKYSHISMLDYNPKDRALYAWNNGHQVLYNVTLFHLIRSE, encoded by the exons ATGTCGGTGCCTTTGCTGAAGATTGGAGTCGTGCTCAGCACCATGGCCATGATCACCAACTGGATGTCCCAGACGCTGCCCTCTCTGGTCGGGCTCAACACCACGAAGCTCGCGGCGGCTCCTCCAGGGGTCCCGGACAGGAGCactgga GTGCTGCCTGCGAACCCGGAGGAGTCCTGGCAGGTGTACAGCTCGGCGCAGGACAGTGAGGGCCGCTGTGTGTGCACTGTGGTGGCTCCTCAGCAGACCATGTGCTCACGGGACGCCAGGACCAAACAGCTACGGCAGCTTCTGGAAAAA GTGCAGAACATGACCCAGTCCATCCAGACGTTGGACCAGAGAACGCAGAAAGACCTGCAGTATGTCCAGAGGATGGAGGTGCAGCTACGAGGCCTGGAGTCCAAATTCAAACAGGTGGAGGAGAGCCACAAGCAGAACATTGCCAAGCAATACAAG GCCATAAGAGCGAAAATGGAGGAACTTAGGCCAATGATACCAGTGTTGGAGGAATACAAGGCCGATGCAAAATTGGTATTGCAGTTTAAAGAGGAGGTGAAGAATTTGACGTCAGTGCTAAgcgagctgcaggaggagatgGGAGCCTTTGACTACGAGGAGCTCCACAACAGGGTGTCAAATCTTGAGGAGAGGCTCCGTGCATGCATGCAAAAATTAG CCTGTGGGAAACTGACAGGAATAAGCGAGCCTGTCACTATTAAGACATCCGGATCAAGATACGGATCATGGATGACTGATCCCCTTGCTCCTGACGGTGATACGAGG GTGTACTACATGGACGGTTACCACAACAACCGCTTTGTCCGTGAGTACCAGTCCATGACAGACTTCATGAACTCTGACAACTTCACCTCCCATCGCCTCCCTCACCCATGGTCTGGCACTGGGCAGGTGGTCTACAACGGCTCCATCTACTTCAACAAATTCCAGAGTCACACCATCATTAAGTTTGACTTCAAGACCTCCACCATCAGCAAGTCCAGCCCGCTGGACTACGCTGGCTTTAACAACCGCTACCACTACTCGTGGGGCGGCCATTCTGACATTGATCTGATGGTGGATGAGGGTGGGCTTTGGGTAGTGTATGCCACCAATCAGAACGCAGGAAACATTGTCATCAGCAAGCTCAACCCAGTCACACTGCAGGTCATCAAGAGCTGGACCACCAACCACCCGAAGAGGAGTGCCGGGGAGGCCTTCATGATTTGTGGAACTCTCTATGTGACCAACGGCTACTCTGGAGGAACCAAGGTCTACTACGCCTTCCACACCAACTCCTCCACCTACGAGTACATTGACATCCCTTTCCAGAACAAGTATTCTCACATCTCTATGCTGGACTACAACCCCAAGGACAGAGCGCTGTACGCTTGGAACAATGGGCACCAGGTTCTGTACAACGTCACCTTGTTCCACCTTATCCGCTCTGAGTAG
- the olfm1a gene encoding olfactomedin 1a isoform X2 has protein sequence MTAHTMVDADWFNNPLTHTYKNKRVLQSDALEEPHVLPANPEESWQVYSSAQDSEGRCVCTVVAPQQTMCSRDARTKQLRQLLEKVQNMTQSIQTLDQRTQKDLQYVQRMEVQLRGLESKFKQVEESHKQNIAKQYKAIRAKMEELRPMIPVLEEYKADAKLVLQFKEEVKNLTSVLSELQEEMGAFDYEELHNRVSNLEERLRACMQKLACGKLTGISEPVTIKTSGSRYGSWMTDPLAPDGDTRVYYMDGYHNNRFVREYQSMTDFMNSDNFTSHRLPHPWSGTGQVVYNGSIYFNKFQSHTIIKFDFKTSTISKSSPLDYAGFNNRYHYSWGGHSDIDLMVDEGGLWVVYATNQNAGNIVISKLNPVTLQVIKSWTTNHPKRSAGEAFMICGTLYVTNGYSGGTKVYYAFHTNSSTYEYIDIPFQNKYSHISMLDYNPKDRALYAWNNGHQVLYNVTLFHLIRSE, from the exons ATGACAGCACACACTATGGTTGATGCTGACTGGTTCAATAACCCTTTGACCcacacatataaaaataaaagagttcTTCAGAgtgatgccttagaagaacctCAT GTGCTGCCTGCGAACCCGGAGGAGTCCTGGCAGGTGTACAGCTCGGCGCAGGACAGTGAGGGCCGCTGTGTGTGCACTGTGGTGGCTCCTCAGCAGACCATGTGCTCACGGGACGCCAGGACCAAACAGCTACGGCAGCTTCTGGAAAAA GTGCAGAACATGACCCAGTCCATCCAGACGTTGGACCAGAGAACGCAGAAAGACCTGCAGTATGTCCAGAGGATGGAGGTGCAGCTACGAGGCCTGGAGTCCAAATTCAAACAGGTGGAGGAGAGCCACAAGCAGAACATTGCCAAGCAATACAAG GCCATAAGAGCGAAAATGGAGGAACTTAGGCCAATGATACCAGTGTTGGAGGAATACAAGGCCGATGCAAAATTGGTATTGCAGTTTAAAGAGGAGGTGAAGAATTTGACGTCAGTGCTAAgcgagctgcaggaggagatgGGAGCCTTTGACTACGAGGAGCTCCACAACAGGGTGTCAAATCTTGAGGAGAGGCTCCGTGCATGCATGCAAAAATTAG CCTGTGGGAAACTGACAGGAATAAGCGAGCCTGTCACTATTAAGACATCCGGATCAAGATACGGATCATGGATGACTGATCCCCTTGCTCCTGACGGTGATACGAGG GTGTACTACATGGACGGTTACCACAACAACCGCTTTGTCCGTGAGTACCAGTCCATGACAGACTTCATGAACTCTGACAACTTCACCTCCCATCGCCTCCCTCACCCATGGTCTGGCACTGGGCAGGTGGTCTACAACGGCTCCATCTACTTCAACAAATTCCAGAGTCACACCATCATTAAGTTTGACTTCAAGACCTCCACCATCAGCAAGTCCAGCCCGCTGGACTACGCTGGCTTTAACAACCGCTACCACTACTCGTGGGGCGGCCATTCTGACATTGATCTGATGGTGGATGAGGGTGGGCTTTGGGTAGTGTATGCCACCAATCAGAACGCAGGAAACATTGTCATCAGCAAGCTCAACCCAGTCACACTGCAGGTCATCAAGAGCTGGACCACCAACCACCCGAAGAGGAGTGCCGGGGAGGCCTTCATGATTTGTGGAACTCTCTATGTGACCAACGGCTACTCTGGAGGAACCAAGGTCTACTACGCCTTCCACACCAACTCCTCCACCTACGAGTACATTGACATCCCTTTCCAGAACAAGTATTCTCACATCTCTATGCTGGACTACAACCCCAAGGACAGAGCGCTGTACGCTTGGAACAATGGGCACCAGGTTCTGTACAACGTCACCTTGTTCCACCTTATCCGCTCTGAGTAG